In a genomic window of Occallatibacter riparius:
- the rlmB gene encoding 23S rRNA (guanosine(2251)-2'-O)-methyltransferase RlmB: protein MDILYGVHAVEEALRAGRRRFDHVLVARERHDARVEQLVSQCRQAGVRVRSEPREQLTHVAGTSAHQGVVAVVRPKEMLAIEDLFEAPGGASSRRLMLALDGVEDPQNLGALLRVADGAGVDGVVLTERRSAPLSPVAVKASAGASEHLRIARVVNLVRALEELKANNLWIIGLDERGETDYDRFDFTGDCVLVLGREGAGLHDLVRRTCDHLLRIPMAGGVSSLNVSAAGAVVLYEAFRQRRAAAAGASSAPFGASKPKKQKGLGS, encoded by the coding sequence ATGGACATTCTCTACGGCGTGCATGCAGTGGAAGAGGCGCTCCGCGCCGGCCGCCGCCGTTTCGATCATGTGCTTGTGGCCCGCGAACGTCATGACGCGCGCGTGGAACAACTGGTCTCTCAGTGCCGCCAAGCCGGGGTGCGCGTTCGCTCGGAACCCCGCGAGCAGCTTACGCACGTGGCCGGAACCAGCGCTCACCAGGGAGTCGTCGCCGTGGTGCGTCCCAAAGAGATGCTGGCCATCGAGGACCTGTTCGAAGCGCCCGGCGGTGCCTCAAGCCGGCGGCTCATGCTCGCGCTCGATGGCGTCGAGGACCCGCAGAACCTGGGCGCGCTGCTCCGCGTGGCCGATGGTGCCGGTGTTGATGGCGTTGTCCTCACGGAGCGCCGTTCCGCTCCGCTCAGCCCGGTGGCGGTAAAGGCCAGCGCGGGCGCATCGGAGCACCTGCGCATCGCGAGGGTGGTGAACCTGGTCAGGGCCCTCGAGGAGCTTAAGGCCAACAATCTTTGGATCATCGGCCTGGACGAGCGCGGGGAGACTGACTACGACCGCTTCGATTTCACGGGCGACTGCGTTCTTGTGCTGGGGCGCGAGGGCGCAGGACTGCACGACCTTGTCCGCCGCACCTGCGACCACCTTCTCCGCATTCCCATGGCAGGTGGAGTCAGTTCGCTGAATGTGTCCGCTGCCGGTGCGGTTGTGCTCTATGAGGCATTTCGCCAGCGCCGTGCTGCCGCGGCGGGTGCTTCCTCCGCCCCGTTCGGCGCGTCCAAACCTAAAAAGCAGAAAGGTCTTGGCTCTTGA
- a CDS encoding NYN domain-containing protein, translating into MNGDRPKLAVFFDAENVSLQYAAPILRELFSEWEIHLRRAYGSNVIAQQEVLRELSIVPVEVLRNINTKNAADLTLAVDAMEELCLGFSDGICIVSGDSDFTRLVQRIRERGKSAIVYGNANTPASLRNACTAFHLVGVKQVKSKSPKPPAKPKAVPKQARSGKADAKQSPNGSLKFKSAKTAADLQNMDAKTIASLRQNLRRAFQEYQAKSGGNSLGEFGNFIRQTHPKLHQRNFGFAHLRPLLTKLGGFHFEAVRGERGSISGYRLSLLKEPRQKTA; encoded by the coding sequence GTGAACGGCGATCGCCCGAAGCTCGCTGTCTTTTTCGACGCAGAGAACGTCAGTCTGCAGTACGCGGCGCCAATCCTGCGGGAACTCTTCTCAGAATGGGAGATTCATCTCAGGAGAGCCTACGGATCGAACGTGATCGCGCAGCAGGAGGTCCTGCGCGAACTCAGCATCGTTCCGGTAGAAGTCCTGCGAAATATCAATACGAAGAACGCTGCGGACCTGACCCTCGCGGTCGATGCGATGGAGGAGTTGTGCCTGGGATTCAGCGACGGGATCTGCATCGTCTCAGGGGATTCGGACTTCACGCGCCTCGTGCAGCGAATCCGTGAAAGAGGTAAGAGCGCAATCGTCTACGGCAATGCGAACACTCCTGCATCGCTTCGGAACGCCTGCACGGCCTTTCACCTCGTTGGTGTGAAACAAGTCAAGAGCAAGTCCCCCAAGCCGCCCGCAAAGCCCAAGGCTGTTCCGAAGCAAGCCCGGAGCGGAAAAGCTGACGCTAAACAGTCTCCAAATGGGAGCCTGAAGTTCAAGTCTGCGAAGACTGCGGCGGACCTTCAAAACATGGATGCGAAGACAATCGCGTCCCTTCGGCAGAATCTTCGGCGGGCGTTCCAGGAGTATCAAGCCAAGTCCGGGGGCAACTCGCTGGGAGAATTCGGCAATTTCATTCGACAGACCCATCCGAAACTCCATCAACGAAATTTCGGCTTCGCCCATCTTCGCCCGCTGCTGACGAAGCTGGGCGGTTTCCACTTCGAAGCTGTTCGCGGAGAGAGGGGCTCGATCTCGGGTTATCGCCTCTCCCTTCTAAAAGAGCCGAGGCAGAAGACCGCCTAG